A window from Kluyveromyces lactis strain NRRL Y-1140 chromosome E complete sequence encodes these proteins:
- the LYS1 gene encoding saccharopine dehydrogenase (NAD+, L-lysine-forming) (similar to uniprot|P38998 Saccharomyces cerevisiae YIR034C LYS1 Saccharopine dehydrogenase (NAD L-lysine-forming) catalyzes the conversion of saccharopine to L-lysine which is the final step in the lysine biosynthesis pathway), which produces MSVTLHLRAETKPLEARTALTPTTTKKLLDKGFKIFVEESSQSAFDIEEYKKVGATIVPEGSWKTAPRDRIIIGLKEMPETDTFPLVHEHIQFAHCYKNQAGWEDVLSRFKRGNGVLYDLEFLENDQGRRVAAFGFYAGFAGAAVGIRDWAFKQTHSDSENLGAIEPYENEEAMIKDVRRDYQLALKRGARKPKVLIIGALGRCGSGAADLLRKCGLPEENIIKWDMKETARGGPFQEIADADVFINCIYLSKPIPPFINNELLNKPTRRLRTVVDVSADTTNPHNPVPIYTINTTFDAPTVQVPTTVGPKLSVCSIDHLPSLLPKEASESFSRDLLPSLEQLPQRATASVWVKARNLYEKFAAKVGRTSKL; this is translated from the coding sequence ATGAGTGTTACACTACATTTAAGAGCAGAAACTAAGCCCTTAGAGGCTCGTACAGCCTTGACACCAACTACTACCAAGAAGTTGTTGGATAAAGGGTTCAAGATTTTCGTTGAAGAGAGTTCCCAATCTGCCTTTGATATCGAAGAATATAAGAAGGTCGGTGCCACTATTGTTCCAGAAGGATCTTGGAAGACCGCTCCACGCGATCGTATTATCATTGGCTTGAAAGAAATGCCAGAGACTGATACTTTCCCGTTAGTTCACGAACACATCCAGTTTGCTCATTGTTACAAGAACCAAGCTGGTTGGGAAGATGTTTTGAGCCGTTTCAAGAGAGGTAATGGTGTTTTGTACGACCTTgaattcttggaaaatgacCAAGGTAGAAGAGTAGCTGCATTTGGGTTCTATGCTGGTTTTGCCGGCGCAGCAGTCGGTATCAGAGACTGGGCTTTCAAGCAAACCCACTCAGATTCTGAGAATTTGGGAGCTATTGAACCATACGAAAACGAAGAAGCTATGATCAAGGATGTTCGCAGAGACTACCAATTAGCTTTGAAGAGAGGTGCCAGAAAGCCTAAGGTTTTGATTATTGGTGCCTTGGGTAGATGTGGTTCTGGTGCTGCTGATTTACTACGTAAGTGTGGATTgccagaagaaaatatcatcaaatggGATATGAAGGAGACTGCTCGTGGTGGTCCCTTCCAAGAAATCGCCGATGCCgatgttttcatcaactgTATATACTTATCAAAGCCTATTCCTCctttcatcaacaatgaaCTATTGAATAAGCCAACCAGAAGATTGAGAACTGTTGTTGACGTTTCTGCTGATACCACTAATCCTCATAACCCTGTTCCAATTTACACCATCAACACTACGTTTGATGCACCAACAGTACAAGTTCCAACCACTGTTGGTCCAAAATTGTCCGTGTGTTCTATTGATCATTTGCCTTCATTGTTACCAAAGGAAGCCTCAGAATCTTTCTCTCGTGATCTATTACCATCCTTGGAGCAGTTACCTCAAAGAGCTACTGCTTCTGTGTGGGTCAAGGCTAGAAACCTATATGAAAAGTTCGCTGCTAAGGTTGGTAGAACATCTAAGCTATAG
- the NIS1 gene encoding Nis1p (weakly similar to uniprot|P53939 Saccharomyces cerevisiae YNL078W NIS1 Protein localized in the bud neck at G2/M phase physically interacts with septins possibly involved in a mitotic signaling network): MSSYSSENNDTRRVIDLSSNNIGSRLHESLVDSNRAIYTSGMQERSLNEQNIHLVNTLEERSPNDKLLLSPYEEELYRRSLRLSPVTSIAAPIPTVTLLGEDAPPEAGKTALPYMTDFDKFQVEQEKNNKNRRQGLEQNNDSLLSLFTKWPIYSSKKIKQKMNRHNSLKRTHSSVRRKDFSVQSEYAKYNKDKKFIFHKGFSQRHNSVNSLRRNYTKKTHFRKRSRFQNEQELMSYMRYINASQMDITEVITADNIRMYLYSKNSLRSLLRVNPTLHPIKVPLMQFNELLNKKKNSPQGSNVVKRPSISRNLSRKAKHVRRSNTLPANKTSFAERLNPELYRTWNSYLKAIIAKRVELRISCLLGEDMSSFASSVRNSAIVYRESITPPLELGSPGNPIVISDNEDAPPVRGSQDNSSNTDGYGTIEKLYHENDTDDLSTRPSTSIFSVRQSLTSADQNRRSFFFPPDNPGMHKIDEERSIRSVTSRNTLS, encoded by the coding sequence ATGTCAAGTTACTCTAGtgaaaataatgatactCGGCGTGTTATCGATTTGAGTTCTAATAACATCGGGAGTCGATTACATGAGTCTCTTGTCGATTCAAACAGAGCTATATATACAAGTGGGATGCAAGAAcgttctttgaatgaacaAAATATTCACTTGGTCAATACgttggaagaaagaagtcCCAATGATAAATTACTGCTGAGTCCAtacgaagaagaactttACAGACGTAGTCTTAGACTGAGTCCCGTTACTTCAATCGCAGCACCCATACCCACAGTTACATTGCTTGGGGAGGATGCACCACCAGAAGCCGGAAAGACTGCTTTACCGTATATGACCGATTTTGACAAGTTCCAGGTGGAACAGGAAAAGAACAATAAGAATAGGCGACAAGGTTTGGAACAAAATAACGACTCGCTGTTGAGTTTATTCACCAAATGGCCTATCTACTCTTCtaagaaaataaaacaaaaaatgaataGGCACAATTCGCTTAAAAGAACGCATTCTTCAGTTAGGCGCAAGGATTTCTCTGTTCAGTCTGAGTATGCGAAATATAACAAAGATAAGAAGTTCATATTCCATAAGGGCTTTTCTCAAAGACACAATTCTGTTAATTCACTGCGAAGAAATTACACCAAAAAGACTCACTTCAGAAAAAGGTCTAGGTTTCAAAATGAACAGGAATTGATGTCGTACATGAGATACATCAACGCCTCTCAAATGGATATAACTGAGGTGATAACAGCCGATAACATTAGAATGTATCtttattccaaaaattcattGAGAAGCCTATTACGAGTTAATCCAACACTCCATCCAATTAAGGTTCCTTTAATGCAGTTTaatgaattgttgaataaaaagaaaaactctCCGCAAGGGTCAAATGTTGTGAAAAGGCCATCTATCTCTAGAAACCTTTCAAGAAAAGCCAAACATGTTCGCAGGTCAAACACGTTACCAGCTAATAAAACATCATTTGCAGAGAGATTAAATCCTGAGTTATACCGTACATGGAATTCTTACCTCAAAGCTATCATAGCTAAAAGAGTCGAGCTTAGAATCTCTTGTCTATTGGGTGAAGATATGTCGTCATTTGCCTCGTCGGTGAGAAATTCTGCGATCGTGTACAGAGAGTCAATTACACCGCCGTTGGAACTTGGGTCTCCTGGCAACCCAATTGTAATTTCTGATAATGAGGATGCTCCGCCCGTCAGAGGATCGCAAGACAATAGCAGTAATACTGATGGCTATGGAACAATTGAGAAATTATATCATGAAAATGATACCGATGATTTGTCGACCAGACCGAGCACTAGCATTTTTTCCGTGCGACAATCACTGACAAGCGCAGACCAAAACAGAAGATCATTTTTCTTCCCTCCTGACAATCCAGGAATGCATAAAATCGATGAAGAGCGTTCTATACGCAGTGTAACGTCAAGAAACACTTTGTCATAA
- the MAK11 gene encoding Mak11p (similar to uniprot|P20484 Saccharomyces cerevisiae YKL021C MAK11 Protein essential for cell growth and replication of M dsRNA virus contains four beta-transducin repeats), whose product MPDNQFRIIVGSYEHNLLCLSLNLSLTQPLFTPIFHFQAHSLSVKCLDISKRYLVSGSNDENIRIYDLQKRKELGTLLGHQGSITNLRFSRGKDADGQDIQLNKWLLSASEDHKIIVWRVKDWENFGTLKGHTARINDFDIHPSNRVAVSVSEDHSIRLWNLMTVKKAGVLKLRKYNQNGQFVRWCGENGSYIAVGLLNKLLIFKTETAKVHREIDFSRNTLMHLEREIIDGEEYIVVGLNSGAVQFWKASKLYEEVPDEEEESPKLEAEFSLLGHSNRVKDFQFYHNKFGHYLVTIGSDGRIVVWDMKTRDQVAVYDCGERLNCVAVCDESIEKYDTVKKRAPEEVEVGEPSDVEADPEELKKIMLGKKAKKSKKKGGNKKRKVEVQLE is encoded by the coding sequence ATGCCGGATAATCAGTTTAGAATCATTGTGGGTTCTTACGAACACAATCTATTATGTTTATCTTTGAACTTATCGTTAACCCAACCGCTATTCACGccaatatttcattttcaagCGCACTCATTGAGTGTGAAATGTCTAGACATATCAAAGAGATACCTAGTATCAGGATCGAACGATGAAAATATAAGAATCTACGATTTACAAAAACGTAAAGAATTGGGGACGTTGTTAGGACATCAAGGTTCCATTACGAATTTGAGATTCTCAAGAGGTAAAGATGCCGATGGCCAGGATATCCAACTCAATAAATGGCTACTATCTGCATCTGAGGATCATAAAATAATAGTATGGAGAGTGAAAGACTGGGAAAATTTCGGAACCTTGAAGGGCCATACTGCCAGGATCAACGATTTCGATATTCATCCTTCGAACAGAGTTGCAGTCAGTGTAAGTGAAGATCATTCGATCAGATTATGGAACCTCATGACTGTTAAGAAGGCAGGTGTATTGAAACTAAGGAAATATAATCAAAACGGACAGTTCGTTAGATGGTGCGGGGAGAATGGGTCGTATATTGCTGTTGGtttgttgaacaaattgCTAATTTTCAAGACCGAAACAGCAAAGGTGCATAGAGAAATCGATTTTAGCAGGAATACATTGATGCATCTAGAGCGTGAAATCATTGATGGCGAAGAGTATATTGTTGTTGGATTGAACAGTGGTGCCGTTCAATTCTGGAAAGCATCAAAACTTTACGAAGAAGTGCcagatgaagaggaagaatcACCTAAGTTGGAAGCTGAATTTTCACTATTGGGTCACAGTAACCGTGTAAAGGACTTTCAATTTTACCATAACAAGTTTGGTCATTATTTAGTTACAATCGGATCTGATGGAAGAATTGTCGTTTGGGACATGAAGACTAGGGATCAAGTTGCGGTATACGATTGTGGTGAAAGATTAAATTGTGTAGCTGTATGCGATGAAagtattgaaaaatatgataCCGTTAAGAAGAGAGCACCAGAAGAAGTTGAGGTGGGAGAACCAAGTGACGTAGAAGCTGATCCTGAGGAACTCAAAAAGATCATGCTTGGGAAAAAGGCCAAGAAGAGTAAAAAGAAGGGCggaaacaagaaaaggaaggtCGAAGTTCAATTAGAATAG
- the CDC16 gene encoding anaphase promoting complex subunit CDC16 (similar to uniprot|P09798 Saccharomyces cerevisiae YKL022C CDC16 Subunit of the anaphase-promoting complex/cyclosome (APC/C) which is a ubiquitin-protein ligase required for degradation of anaphase inhibitors including mitotic cyclins during the metaphase/anaphase transition required for sporulation), translating into MSSSHDTPSHVQSTLAISPLVQRTGANRGSMNRNDPIGNSQGRNVEGGRSNIPQIAQTPHQDRSPLVQKIRDVSHLATPAVMRHNGTAGSSLLASMTKNGLFGPALPSTLRKTSTSTDTVELNNSTNDEDIDHASDNVFDVSDLSSVEKLRLWRHDALMQHHYKTAEHIGDLIYSMTKDPNDAFWLAQVYYNQGSYVRAVELIFTDQLDSESIMCRYLAALCLFKLNKLEEALDIIGDTNPFQSEPSSPGNADGGVKLESSMCLLRGRIYVSLSNMEQAKECFKEAVQVDVKNYEAFDYLLSKHMLTTAEQWDLVRSLQFDDLDDNEEMMRCLYISRLSKYQHQTEIEHARKVLSDKYYLKDNRTVLLAEIELLNNQSKFTQCMKLCEQVLEVDEYNLEVLPIYIQCLHSFAAKNKLFLLSHKLAENFPKSPVTWFAVATYYLCMGKVSEARKYFSRSSIMDPSFGYSWLGFAHTYVAEGEHEQALSAYSTAARFFPGTHLPHLYLGMQYNRMDDLSLAEEYFMMAYDMCPTDPLLLNELGVIYFKRQNYIKAKKYMKRAHDAIKNMKSESKAWISIVINLGHTYRKLGEDERAIKCFKTVLESSKPTATLWCSLGFLYLRMKKIEKAIDSFHKALALDQGNQASNKLLKTALEINAHMIIDENHPMVISSNIQNIPTSHVSKNDKKRTSLGITSFDPVTEAKRLKQGISDHEGDSMDIEQ; encoded by the coding sequence ATGTCTTCTTCACATGATACACCATCGCATGTGCAGTCCACACTAGCTATTTCACCGTTGGTGCAAAGAACAGGTGCTAACAGAGGTAGTATGAATAGGAATGATCCAATAGGGAATTCTCAAGGAAGGAACGTTGAAGGTGGGCGAAGCAACATACCGCAGATCGCACAGACTCCGCATCAAGATAGAAGTCCTTTAGTGCAGAAGATAAGAGATGTATCCCATTTAGCAACTCCTGCCGTTATGAGGCACAATGGTACTGCAGGATCTAGTCTATTAGCGTCGATGACAAAGAATGGATTATTTGGACCGGCACTGCCGTCTACTTTAAGAAAAACTAGTACATCGACGGACACTGTTGAGCTAAACAATTCTACGAATGACGAAGATATAGACCATGCCAGCGATAATGTATTCGATGTTAGCGATCTTTCATCTGTAGAGAAACTACGGCTTTGGAGGCACGATGCCTTGATGCAACACCATTATAAAACTGCCGAACACATCGGTGATCTCATCTATTCAATGACAAAGGATCCCAACGATGCCTTTTGGTTGGCACAAGTGTATTACAATCAAGGATCTTACGTGCGAGCCGTGGAACTAATATTTACGGATCAATTGGATTCGGAAAGCATAATGTGCCGCTACTTGGCAGCATTatgtcttttcaaattaaaCAAACTTGAAGAGGCACTTGATATCATCGGAGACACGAACCCGTTTCAAAGTGAACCGTCCTCTCCAGGGAATGCAGATGGTGGTGTAAAGCTCGAATCGTCAATGTGTTTGTTAAGAGGCAGAATATACGTCTCCCTTAGTAACATGGAACAGGCCAAAGAATGCTTTAAAGAAGCAGTGCAAGTTGACGTTAAAAATTACGAGGCATTTGATTACTTACTTTCGAAACATATGCTTACCACTGCAGAGCAATGGGATTTGGTACGAAGCTTGCAATTTGATgatcttgatgataatgaagagATGATGAGATGTCTGTACATCTCAAGACTGTCCAAGTACCAACACCAGACGGAAATTGAACATGCTCGTAAAGTTCTCTCTGATAAGtattatttgaaagataatCGGACTGTCTTGTTGGCTGAGATagaacttttgaataaCCAATCCAAGTTTACTCAGTGTATGAAATTATGTGAACAAGTTCTCGAAGTCGATGAGTATAACCTTGAAGTTCTACCAATCTATATACAATGTTTGCATTCGTTCGCAGCCAAGAACAAATTGTTTCTCCTTTCACACAAATTGGCAGAAAACTTCCCCAAATCACCAGTGACATGGTTCGCAGTTGCTACCTACTACCTTTGTATGGGGAAAGTTTCAGAAGCAAGGAAATATTTTTCTCGTTCTTCAATAATGGATCCAAGTTTTGGGTACTCTTGGCTTGGTTTTGCTCATACTTACGTCGCTGAGGGAGAACATGAACAAGCATTATCAGCATATTCCACTGCTGCTAGATTTTTCCCTGGAACACATCTACCACATCTTTATCTCGGAATGCAATACAATAGAATGGATGACCTATCTCTTGCCGAAGAATATTTCATGATGGCATATGACATGTGCCCCACTGATCCCCTATTACTTAATGAGTTGGGTGTCATATATTTCAAGAGGCAAAACTACATCAAAGCTAAGAAGTACATGAAACGTGCACACGATGCAATAAAGAATATGAAATCAGAAAGTAAAGCTTGGATATCGATTGTGATAAATTTGGGTCACACTTACAGGAAACTTGGTGAGGACGAAAGAGCCATCAAATGCTTTAAGACCGTATTAGAGAGTAGTAAACCTACTGCCACTTTATGGTGTTCCTTAGGGTTTCTATATttaagaatgaaaaaaattgaaaaggcAATCGATAGTTTTCATAAAGCTCTAGCGCTGGACCAAGGTAACCAGGCATCAAATAAACTATTGAAGACTGCCTTAGAGATCAATGCACATATGATAATTGATGAGAATCACCCTATGGTAATTTCATCGaacattcaaaatattccGACGTCACATGTATCAAAGAAtgataagaaaagaacatcaTTGGGAATTACTAGTTTTGATCCCGTCACCGAGGCAAAACGGTTAAAACAAGGTATTTCAGATCACGAGGGCGATTCAATGGACATTGAACAATAA
- a CDS encoding bifunctional uridylate/adenylate kinase (highly similar to uniprot|P15700 Saccharomyces cerevisiae YKL024C URA6), with protein sequence MLRSFIPTSRSVLLRYSPVQNYVLRSSVCRGLINAGQIQSYSQKASATATSASDSKGGNNGGKGKLLLILGLLALGSSVVSLSYQKNPPVAFEEGPVSDDKKKTPAFSKDDVLVVFVLGGPGAGKGTQCAKLVKDFGFVHLSAGDLLRAEQAREGSQYGELIKKCIKDGEIVPQEVTVALLKNAITSNYNSSNKKFLVDGFPRKMDQAITFEEEIVPSTMTLFFDCPEKIMLERLLQRGKTSGRIDDNIESIQKRFKTFVETSVPVVEYFEKQNKVVKVSCNQPVDEVYQHVTEAIKDKISK encoded by the coding sequence ATGTTACGTTCCTTTATTCCTACTTCAAGATCTGTACTATTGAGATATTCTCCAGTTCAAAATTATGTTTTGAGATCTTCCGTATGCAGAGGGCTAATCAATGCCGGTCAAATCCAATCATACTCTCAAAAGGCTTCTGCCACTGCTACGAGTGCATCCGATAGCAAAGGCGGTAACAATGGTGGTAAGGGTAAACTACTTCTCATTTTAGGTCTATTGGCATTGGGTTCTAGTGTTGTTTCGTTAAGTTATCAAAAGAACCCACCGGTAGCATTTGAAGAGGGACCAGTTTCTGAtgataagaagaagacaCCTGCCTTCAGCAAGGACGATGTATTGGTTGTCTTTGTGCTTGGTGGTCCTGGTGCCGGTAAAGGTACTCAATGTGCCAAATTGGTAAAAGATTTCGGATTCGTCCACTTATCAGCAGGTGATCTCTTACGTGCCGAGCAAGCTCGTGAAGGTTCTCAATACGGtgaattgatcaaaaaatGCATAAAAGATGGTGAAATCGTACCACAAGAAGTCACTGTAGctctattgaaaaatgctATCACTTCTAATTACAACTCTAGTAACAAGAAATTCTTGGTTGATGGATTCCCAAGAAAGATGGATCAAGCCATCActttcgaagaagaaattgttccaaGTACTATGACTTTATTCTTCGATTGTCCAGAGAAAATCATGCTTGAAAGACTTCTACAAAGAGGGAAAACTAGTGGAAGAATCGATGATAACATCGAATccattcaaaagagattcAAAACCTTCGTCGAAACAAGTGTTCCTGTCGTTGAATATTTCGAAAAGCAAAATAAAGTTGTCAAAGTTAGCTGTAACCAACCTGTTGACGAAGTTTATCAACATGTCACTGAAGCTATCAAAGAcaaaatttccaaatga
- a CDS encoding uncharacterized protein (no similarity), with amino-acid sequence MDLFTESSLLDFLLEENTVSEVGLVEEVPHCLVHLPTFSNVGPKTTTANTCKVPSAKKSKALKKELQFGELWEDDIARILESSLSIGGKNKTPAKVVPEKASKQETKSKKRGKSKAKEKSDRKLRSNEPLPNLRAGIAQSTGLLESGIFSSSTISESHYTRNADSLAIDESEHNSTRSSKLARKQKSNLRTMQSSTTDEDENNVKNDLRSTINQRKKQRKEKREQRRVAKEASGETKAGSEETDENFPETPGSSGKLSPKDSKNQGSKRMKELIKKELQINKSKESLKELQRAINDHPTTEANTSDFTKTLCNKTEKEGFELLRGSEKVVVPKANSKSKSKSKDKLKNKPKASHQDSDLAAPENAIESGKSLDSKEPERKGRSTGGKKRKSKSHRKNIESKDPVGTQA; translated from the coding sequence ATGGATTTGTTTACTGAATCTTCATTACTTGACTTCTTGTTAGAAGAGAATACCGTCTCGGAAGTTGGTTTAGTCGAGGAAGTTCCACACTGTTTGGTACACTTACCAACGTTTTCCAACGTTGGTCCAAAGACAACGACCGCTAATACTTGTAAAGTACCGAGTGCTAAAAAGTCGAAAGCATTAAAAAAGGAACTTCAATTTGGAGAATTATGGGAGGATGATATAGCTCGGATTTTGGAgtcttctctttcaattgggGGCAAGAATAAAACTCCTGCTAAAGTGGTTCCTGAGAAGGCTTCAAAACAGGAAACAAAGTCCAAAAAGAGAGGCAAATCAAAAGCCAAAGAGAAATCTGATAGAAAACTACGAAGCAATGAACCTCTACCCAATCTTAGAGCTGGTATTGCTCAGAGCACAGGTCTCTTGGAATCTGgtatattttcatcttccaCAATATCTGAATCTCACTATACTAGAAATGCAGATTCCTTAGCCATTGATGAAAGCGAGCATAACTCAACTAGAAGCTCTAAATTAGCAAGAAAGCAAAAAAGCAACCTCAGAACAATGCAATCGTCTACCACagacgaagatgaaaataatgtTAAGAATGATCTCAGATCAACgataaaccaaagaaaaaaacaaagaaaagagaagagagAACAACGTCGTGTGGCTAAAGAGGCTTCGGGTGAAACTAAAGCTGGAAGCGAAGAAACTGATGAAAATTTTCCAGAAACTCCTGGTAGTTCCGGGAAACTATCGccaaaagattcaaaaaatcaagGTAGCAAACGCATGAAGGAACTGATTAAGAAAGAACTTCAAATTAATAAAAGTAAAGAAAGTTTAAAGGAACTTCAACGAGCTATTAATGACCACCCAACTACCGAAGCAAATACTTCTGATTTTACCAAAACCCTGTGTAACAAAACTGAAAAAGAGGGTTTTGAATTACTACGTGGATCAGAAAAAGTTGTGGTTCCCAAAGCAAACTCAAAATCTAAATCTAAATCGAAGgacaaattgaagaacaaaccAAAGGCTTCGCACCAGGATAGTGATTTGGCAGCGCCAGAGAATGCCATAGAATCTGGAAAATCCTTAGATTCAAAGGAGCCAGagagaaaaggaagatCCACGGgagggaaaaaaagaaaatccaAGAGCCATAGAAAGAACATAGAGTCCAAAGATCCTGTGGGGACGCAGGCATAG
- a CDS encoding SDR family oxidoreductase (similar to uniprot|P40580 Saccharomyces cerevisiae YIR036C IRC24 and to uniprot|P40579 Saccharomyces cerevisiae YIR035C), with translation MSKVFLVTGVSRGIGSSIVEKLCSIETTKIVIGIARSKDKLEELKTQYSGKFDYICGDVSDEETITEAVNFIESKYKRLDGIVANAGVLDPVEDVNNIHISKWKQLFDINFFSVVSLVGHALPLLKQSNGNIVLVSSGASTKSYVMWKIYDQYGWGAYGASKAALNHFAATIAAEEPAVKAISVAPGVVKTKMQEDIRETFGPSGMTKEALQRFVDLHDNDQLLPPSVPGTIYANLASKGIPSELDGAYLRYNDEKLRSFSE, from the exons ATGTCAAAGGTGTTTTTAGTGACAGGTGTTTCTAGAGGAATTGGTTCTTCCATTGTGGAGAAGTTATGTTCTATTGAGACGACTAAAATCGTAATAGGAATTGCAAGATCAAAGGATAAACTTGAGGAGCTGAAAACTCAATACAGTGGGAAGTTTGATTACATTTGTGGTGACGTgtctgatgaagaaactatAACTGAAGCtgtcaatttcattgagTCGAAATACAAGAGACTAGATGGTATTGTTGCCAATGCGGGAGTTTTGGATCCTGTGGAAGATGTTAATAATATACATATTTCCAAGTGGAAACAGttgtttgatatcaatttcttcagtgtTGTTTCCTTGGTCGGCCACGCATTGCCCTTGTTGAAACAGAGTAACGGTAACATCGTACTTGTCAGCTCAGGTGCCAGTACAAAGTCATAC GTAATGTGGAAAATATATGATCAGTACGGATGGGGTGCATATGGAGCTTCTAAGGCAGCATTGAACCACTTTGCTGCCACAATTGCAGCAGAAGAGCCAGCTGTTAAAGCAATCTCAGTTGCGCCTGGTGTCGTGAAAACCAAAATGCAAGAGGATATCAGAGAAACCTTTGGACCTAGTGGTATGACAAAGGAAGCCCTGCAACGGTTTGTTGATTTACATGACAATGACCAATTGTTACCTCCAAGCGTTCCCGGTACCATTTATGCCAATTTAGCTTCCAAAGGGATTCCTTCTGAATTGGATGGCGCTTACCTAAGATACAACGACGAAAAATTGAGAAGTTTCTCGGAGTGA